CCTCTCTCACCTCATTTCCTTGCGCCTTAATTATCCCCAGCTCGGAAACCCCCGTCCCCTCATTTCCTCGCGCCTTTCGTCAGATTCTTTGAGTGCCAAAAACCTGTGGTGGTTGACAAGCCTACCTTCTCTCAAGTACCTCGACATGTCTTATGTGAACCTTTCCATGGCAAGCCATGATTGGGTCCACGTAATGAACATGTCTCCTTCCCTCGTTGAGCTAATCTTACCAGGTTGTGGTCTTTCATATATTTCTCCAACTCTTCCTTCTGTTAATTTCACATCTCTCCGTGTCCTTGATCTCAGTTCCAACAACTTCAATTCTAGCATTCCAAACTGGATCGCTAACATTAGTAGCCTCGTGTTCTTGGATCTCTCATATAACAATTTTCATGGTGAGTTTCCATATCAATTTTCACAACTTCCCAACTTGGAAGAGCTGCGCCTCCGAGGAGATGCAGATAAACTCAGTGCTAACTGTTCAGAACTCCTTGAAGGCAGCTGGAGTAGGATCAAGATACTTGAACTGTATTTGGGTCATCTATATGGAGAAATCCCAGTGTCTACTGGCAATATAACATCACTTGAGTCTCTCCGGCTGTCTTTCGATGAGAATACAAGAGGTAGCATTCCAAGAGCCATAACTAAGCTTATCAATTTAGAGACCCTGAGATTGTATAGATACCGTATGCATGCAGCCATTCCTGATTGGTTACCTGAGCTAAAAAATCTTAGAGATCTTCATCTCCACGATTGCATGCTACTGGGCCCAATACCTGCAGCTCTACTTGGAGGATTGTCTTCTTTAGAAAGTTTAGATCTCGGTATGAATCAGTTGAATGGGACAATCCCAACAACTTTAGGACAACTTTCTAACTTGTCTTTTCTTGACCTCTCTGACAACTCCTTGACAGGAAACGTGTCTGAAACTCTTTTTGAAAACCTCAAAAACTTGAACACCTTGCGTTTGTCTTCCAATCCTTTGGTTTTTGATCCACACCCTGATTGGGCCCCTCCATTTCAGCTTTATATGATTAAGCTAACATCATCTCATTTAGGTCCTCGATTTCCTCCTTGGCTACGAACACAAAAATACATACAGATGTTGGATCTCTCTAACTCAACTATCTCTGGCATCATCCCCACCTGGTTTTGGAATTTAACATCCCAACTTGCTTCACTGAACCTTTCAAATAACAATATTTCTGGCCAATTGCCCAACATTTTAAAACTGCAGTCTCAGGCCAACATTGATTTGAGTTGGAATAATTTCAGTGGTCCAATACCTTGCATATTGAATGGAGCCACAATACTCGATCTCTCCAATAATCAATTTTCTGGGCAAATCCCACCAAATTTTACATCCACAATGCACGATTTAGAAGTCTTTTCTGCTAAAGGCAACCAAATCAGTGGTATAATTCCCTCATCCATAGAAGGAATGAATTCCCTGACTGCCCTTGACCTTTCCCAAAACAGTATAAGTGGTATTATTCCATTGAGATTGGGTAATTGTGTAGCCCTTGAGGCACTTGATTTGAGTGAGAACAGGTTGTCGAGAGGAATACCCAGGTCTTTGGGTCTGTTACGTCGACTCCAAACATTGCACTTGAGCAACAATGCTCTATCAGGAAAAATCCCTTTGCCTCTGAAGAAATGTGCTAGTTTGGAGACTCTCGACCTTGGATACAATAATTTCTCAGGTCATATTCCCACTTGGATTGGCGAAAGCTTTCCAGTTTTAAGAATTCTGCGCTTGCGGTCAAATATGTTTACTGGCAACATCCCACCACAACTATTAAACCTAGCTTCTCTTCAGTTCCTTGATGTGGCACAGAACTTTTTATCTGGTTCAATTCCCCAAAGTTTTGAAAATCTCATCTCAATGAAAAATGAGCAGAAGATGAACCTGTTTCTTACCTATGGAGAGGTGAAGACAATACATGATGGGAAAAACTTTCGACTGACAGAAACATCATATTACATGGAAAACTTGCTTGTGTCAATGAAGGGGAAAATGCTTGAATATACTCGAACAGTTTCATTGGTTATATGCATGGACCTTTCAACAAATAACTTATCTGGAGTGATCCCTGAAGGACTCACAAATCTTTTGGGATTGCGTGTCTTAAACTTATCTGGAAACCATTTGACTGGAAAGATCCCAGACAAGATTGGTAAATTGACATTGCTGGAGTCTCTTGATTTCTCTAAAAATCAGCTTTCAGGAAAAATTCCCCAGAGCATGTCAAATTTAACTTTTCTAAGTCACTTGAACTTGTCACACAACAATTTTTTGGGAAAAATTCCATTGGGAAATCAGCTCCAGACGCTTGAAGATCCATCTATATATATCGGCAACAATGGACTCTGTGGACCTCCTCTTTCAAATAAGTGTGTTAGTGATAAGACATCTCAAGGTCCGATGCCTGTTAGTGATGATTTagaaaaaggtaaagaaaaatatgaaatgcGTTGGCTTTGCTCTGCAATGGGACCGGGATTTGCGGTGGGGTTTTGGACCTTCTGTGGCATTTTAGTGCTCAAGACATCTTGGAGGATTGCCTATTACCGCTTCTTTGATGAGATGAAAGATAGACTTTTTTGTAATTGTGGCATTACTGGATGTTAGATTGAAGAAGTTTGTGGAAACTCAAGTCATGAGTAATGAATAATTGTTGTAATCTAGGttactttgtaatttttatttttatttttaatatgagAGTTGTAATAAAATGCTTAGTAATGAGAATTGGGGGAGGGGATTGGTCTATTACTCTCTCTACTGTATACAATTTTCAAGTATCAATGAtattacaggtggtgtgctcccacctttctataataataataattattattgttgttattattataataaatattcCTACTTTATATGCATAAGATACTCTACTCATGAATCGGACCACACCTGTAAGAGAAACGTATGGTCAGTGAAATCAGTCCATGGTCCATTTTCAATGTATGGATGACTCACCTATTGAATGTGCTAGCTTAATTTTTAGCCTAGTCACATGGGAGTGGGACACTTTCAATGATTTGGCAAGTTGAACCATTGTCATACGTAGagagtttatttttttattttttattttttaagaaagaAATCAACTATCATAATCCATGGCTCCAAAACATATTAGATCCATTCTTCTCAATCTCACGGCCCCTTAGAGCCAGCTGACTAATTCTTAATAAAAAGACGATAATACAAATTATTAATAAAAAGTAGTTTTATTCAGGACAAATTCttaactcattttggttaacaCATGTTAACATGGAACAACTTTGAACTCTATTTCAAAAATAATGTGCTCCTCtgaaattgaaattaaatatatCAGGTATTATCCATCAAGCATCCacatatcaaataaataaaatatcatttcACAATTTTATGTTGGTTTATGACTCATCTAAAGTGGGGTACACTATatggacaatttaatttgagttacatatTTCTCATGTGGTCTAGATCAGTTTATGATCCATCTATGCTAAGGCCCACCATTTGAATTGTTTTATTTTGAGTCACATATTTCTCATATGTGGTTGTGGGTAAGGGTGGCTTGTGTGTCGGGCTTAGTCTTGACATGCATGGCTCAATCAATTTTTTAGCCAAGGTAGGGCTCAAGTTATTTTAGCCGGACTTGGCCCAAACCAGCCTAGTTAGGcctaacttttttctttttctttattgtgTTTTCTGTTTTCAGgcaaaaggtgggagcacactacCTGTAATAATATTGATGCACAAACAATCCATGCATCAATTCAGGCATGCATGCACCAGCAAAAACAAAAGGGAGCAtgccttcttcttttgttttttaaagaTGCAATATATTCATTCCACAATGAgattacagcagctatatagcctaAGATTCGGGCAGGCCCAAACTGgttgggcccacctattgtaagAAGCTAAGGAAAATCCggaaagaaactaaaacaaacAAATCAGCCCCACCACAGGCCTCCCAAGCCAATTTTGTCTAAGAACGAAAAAACACGGATGTTTGGAGGGAGATCACCTATCGCTCTCTACCGGCAGTCCACTTGCCCGTCACTCTCCATCCTATGGGTGTGGGCAAAGCGCACCTCCAAACTGCTCCTAAGGGACTCGATCCTAACCCTCCAATACCACATGGACCAGGAGGATAGAGATTCTAATCCAGCGAGGATTCAGCCCGAGATACTCAATCGCACACCTAGGACAGCTGAACAGTCCCCATTTTCCATCATGAAAATGACTGTAAAATAGGGCCACTTTGAGAGGGCCGACAGGAATCATGAGGCCAAACATATCAGCCTGAAGACCGAACCATGGCCTATATCATCTTGACAGAGCCTATCTGCCTGCAGCATAGCAAAACCACGACAGCATAGCAGAGGGAAGCTGCCAAGAGAGATGAGCGAATCCTGGTCCACACAGAGAATGCATGGCTGCAGTGACTAGAGGCAAAGGGTTGAATGCATAGCTGACCAAAGCAAACCTCACTTGACCAAATGCACATAAACAGCACCCTCCACTTTCCCAAGCTGCCAACGGACCACTCTAACCAGAACAAACATCCTTTGctctgaccccaaaagggtttcaatggtagacgttcaatctcccacatCTTTTTGCAatatggtacacttgatctttagatctgtcttatttttggttaAAGACTTAGGATGATCTTGCTAAATGAAATGACTTTTGGGACGTCATGATGGAACCACAAActgatgacgtcaacacatccACTTCCACGCCATACAATGCACTAGGGCTCTAATGTCAAGCTGAGCAAtccacagaaacagtgggatagtgacatgcaccgttggaacctttttgGAGCCCATGATGATCTTTATTTGTTAtacaacttgtttataaggttacaaatacatagatgaaaggaaaacacaaatgtcagtttGAACTCATGATACTTTAAGAAGTTTTCCACTGTATTTGTTCAATTCCAtagtttctcatggtgtggtccactttagctttagatatacttaaattttACAACCACGCCCAAAAGTAAGATAGAAAAATAGACAgtatggataagatacatacatcacagtggacctataGAGTTTTCTCAGCCTACTAGGAGCACAATGTGGTAAAAATGGGACGGGGATTTCATTCCAAAGGCTTTGGCACACAAAGTTCTTTGAAGGGATGCTGgttagggccactgtgatgtacgtgagaaattcattccgttcatttgttttgcgaGCTCACTTTCGTACATGTGATTAAAAATGAGGTAAAGACAAAACTCATCGgagggaaatttggggaaagaaatttctatAGTTGAAACTTTCGTGGgctccaccttaatatttatatgctatccaaaccatttataaggttattccaaatgggatgaagtgaaaacatgaaaaatatatTCTGATACAAATTAAACTtgtatggccataagaatgcttcaatgatgctcactgaattcccactgtttcctctcttgtggcccacttaagtattggataCACTTCATTGTCACACATACTAAAACgaacttgcaaaatggatggacacaatagatttatcaaaaacgtATGGGTGGATCCCAACCAGCATACTTTGGCAGGAACTTACTGCGAACAGCTTTGGCATGAAATCTGCGTCCGTAGAGAAATCCCAACAGTCACTGCGcgcaccgagtaaactctgtgggttcTACcaggatttatgtattttatcagcaccacccatccattttaacaaataatttagggcttgagccaaaaaataagcatatataatgttcaaatgaaccccaccattggaaacagttgaattgaacatccaccgttggaaaaattctttggggctatataagttttggatcaaatttacatttgtgttttctatgtacgtatgatcttataaacaggttggatgacaaataaacatctaaaaaggtttcaatggttgaatcattatccccacttcgTGTgcatctttggatatgcttcgatttttggGCTCGGAAAAACGGATGTAGaccgtggatagaccacatacatggtgggcccaacagagtttactcagtacgataagagcgtacttagtaactcagtacgcaatccgatttcggcgAAACCTCTCCCCCCTTTTGT
This DNA window, taken from Magnolia sinica isolate HGM2019 chromosome 14, MsV1, whole genome shotgun sequence, encodes the following:
- the LOC131224721 gene encoding receptor-like protein EIX2 isoform X1; translated protein: MERRSFLVSLFLIKVIIYWGGFWKASSNCLDSERKALTTFRKALNDPSNLLSSWDDGSDCCKWRGITCHNMTGYVLKLDLHTYNGSYLDDGGLLDPAFSLSGGIDPALVELKHLQFLDLSFNAFNGTRIPDFLGSVKELRHLNLSWAGFGGTIPHQLGNLSHLISLRLNYPQLGNPRPLISSRLSSDSLSAKNLWWLTSLPSLKYLDMSYVNLSMASHDWVHVMNMSPSLVELILPGCGLSYISPTLPSVNFTSLRVLDLSSNNFNSSIPNWIANISSLVFLDLSYNNFHGEFPYQFSQLPNLEELRLRGDADKLSANCSELLEGSWSRIKILELYLGHLYGEIPVSTGNITSLESLRLSFDENTRGSIPRAITKLINLETLRLYRYRMHAAIPDWLPELKNLRDLHLHDCMLLGPIPAALLGGLSSLESLDLGMNQLNGTIPTTLGQLSNLSFLDLSDNSLTGNVSETLFENLKNLNTLRLSSNPLVFDPHPDWAPPFQLYMIKLTSSHLGPRFPPWLRTQKYIQMLDLSNSTISGIIPTWFWNLTSQLASLNLSNNNISGQLPNILKLQSQANIDLSWNNFSGPIPCILNGATILDLSNNQFSGQIPPNFTSTMHDLEVFSAKGNQISGIIPSSIEGMNSLTALDLSQNSISGIIPLRLGNCVALEALDLSENRLSRGIPRSLGLLRRLQTLHLSNNALSGKIPLPLKKCASLETLDLGYNNFSGHIPTWIGESFPVLRILRLRSNMFTGNIPPQLLNLASLQFLDVAQNFLSGSIPQSFENLISMKNEQKMNLFLTYGEVKTIHDGKNFRLTETSYYMENLLVSMKGKMLEYTRTVSLVICMDLSTNNLSGVIPEGLTNLLGLRVLNLSGNHLTGKIPDKIGKLTLLESLDFSKNQLSGKIPQSMSNLTFLSHLNLSHNNFLGKIPLGNQLQTLEDPSIYIGNNGLCGPPLSNKCVSDKTSQGPMPVSDDLEKGKEKYEMRWLCSAMGPGFAVGFWTFCGILVLKTSWRIAYYRFFDEMKDRLFCNCGITGC
- the LOC131224721 gene encoding receptor-like protein EIX2 isoform X2, coding for MERRGFLVSLLLLKILLCWGGYWRVSSCLDSERKALTTFRKGLNDPSNLLSSWDDAPDCCKWRGITCHNTTGYVLKLELHADNDSYLGMPQLSGGIDPALVGLKHLQFLDLSYNAFTDIPIPQLMGSMNELRHLNLSSAGFSGRIPRQLGNLSHLISLQLSSNSLNSLSAKNLWWLTSLPSLKYLDMSYVNLSMASHDWVHVMNMSPSLVELILPGCGLSYISPTLPSVNFTSLRVLDLSSNNFNSSIPNWIANISSLVFLDLSYNNFHGEFPYQFSQLPNLEELRLRGDADKLSANCSELLEGSWSRIKILELYLGHLYGEIPVSTGNITSLESLRLSFDENTRGSIPRAITKLINLETLRLYRYRMHAAIPDWLPELKNLRDLHLHDCMLLGPIPAALLGGLSSLESLDLGMNQLNGTIPTTLGQLSNLSFLDLSDNSLTGNVSETLFENLKNLNTLRLSSNPLVFDPHPDWAPPFQLYMIKLTSSHLGPRFPPWLRTQKYIQMLDLSNSTISGIIPTWFWNLTSQLASLNLSNNNISGQLPNILKLQSQANIDLSWNNFSGPIPCILNGATILDLSNNQFSGQIPPNFTSTMHDLEVFSAKGNQISGIIPSSIEGMNSLTALDLSQNSISGIIPLRLGNCVALEALDLSENRLSRGIPRSLGLLRRLQTLHLSNNALSGKIPLPLKKCASLETLDLGYNNFSGHIPTWIGESFPVLRILRLRSNMFTGNIPPQLLNLASLQFLDVAQNFLSGSIPQSFENLISMKNEQKMNLFLTYGEVKTIHDGKNFRLTETSYYMENLLVSMKGKMLEYTRTVSLVICMDLSTNNLSGVIPEGLTNLLGLRVLNLSGNHLTGKIPDKIGKLTLLESLDFSKNQLSGKIPQSMSNLTFLSHLNLSHNNFLGKIPLGNQLQTLEDPSIYIGNNGLCGPPLSNKCVSDKTSQGPMPVSDDLEKGKEKYEMRWLCSAMGPGFAVGFWTFCGILVLKTSWRIAYYRFFDEMKDRLFCNCGITGC